The proteins below are encoded in one region of Pseudomonas putida NBRC 14164:
- a CDS encoding DUF883 family protein: MASKSAKTAQEILMADFQALVRDTERLLADTANLAGDQADELREQIHDRLTQARETLQLTQDSVRERGQAALGSAEQYVQENPWQAIGIAAGVGLLIGLLANRR; the protein is encoded by the coding sequence ATGGCCAGCAAATCGGCAAAGACTGCACAAGAAATTCTGATGGCTGACTTCCAGGCTTTGGTACGCGACACCGAGCGGCTGCTGGCCGACACTGCCAACCTGGCCGGCGACCAGGCCGACGAATTGCGCGAACAGATTCACGACCGCCTGACCCAGGCTCGCGAAACCCTGCAACTGACCCAGGACTCTGTCCGCGAACGCGGCCAAGCCGCGCTGGGCAGCGCCGAGCAGTACGTGCAGGAAAACCCGTGGCAGGCAATCGGCATCGCGGCCGGTGTCGGCCTGTTGATCGGCCTGCTGGCCAACCGGCGCTAA
- a CDS encoding ATP-binding protein: MPHPIARLLLALLLFSGVAQATYQGASSYTLLARSSAKPTQPMLTAEQRQWLEGRQELVLGTSAPDYPPFDITSGGRDYQGLTAEYASLIGTALQLPIRVLRFPSRQAAVEALRHGDIDLLGSANGYEAASDGLALSQPYAVDQPVLVTREDESRALDMDLAGLRLGMLYHYLPKQEVRSTYPMAELLAFGSSSQALNAVAFGQADVYIGDTISTHYLLNRGHLPRLRMANFGKHEAIGFGFALRQQDTLLLEVVNATLDSQPPALRASIFKRWSAGSDLLLTERKLQLTDAEEQWLQDHPVMRVTIDDTAAPLSYFDGSGHFRGITADLLEFISLRTGLRFEVQRTSGIADMIARLKDGRADVIAALATGAVTDDDLQVSRPYLESAFVLVGRKDDMALNTLDQLQGHRVAITRYSAMNAKLSRHYPAIGWVETESGFYSMALLNSGAVDAVITTLLDANHALANNPGLVIHTTVGSEPANFAMATSTPSQAMMSILDKALLSISPEELGVINNRWRGFGQHDDGNGKGYSQLALQVVLGMVALLLLALLWNARLRLQIRQRQRAERALNDQLAFMRALLNGTPHPMYVRDREACLQSCNYSYLEAVQARSDEVIGKQLDGSLFADEEQTRQIQADYLKVMAAGSPLIMDRPLRIKGREMTIYHWILPYRDSLGEVQGIIGGWIDISERRQLVMELRQAKQQADDANRAKSTFLATISHEIRTPMNAVIGMLELAVKRADQGRVDRSALQLAHHSAKDLLGLIGDILDIARIESGHLSLAPEVVDLAALVESVGRIFEGQARQKGLALEVRIAPAARCHALLDPLRFKQVLSNLVSNAIKFTEHGQVRIGVSLQDDGNTTPAVLELEVRDSGIGIHADDLQRLFNPFIQANPHSQGARAGTGLGLAICRSLCEMMGGSLTIKSLEDVGTQVRLKMPLQRIDAAPPPAPLLEHLDVPDPRLNVLVIDDHPANLQLMAQQLGYLGLPHASARDGREGLAAWRAGDFDVLVLDCNMPHMNGYQLATAVRAEERHGKRLRCTILGYTANAQPEVRRRCLSAGMDDCLLKPISLGTLSQHLAGIRPRRQQKPRRKLYHLDGLAAVVGHDPADRQRFLLALQQSLQADLASLMALHPEHDSDAIAEQAHKVLSAARMLEAPDLMQACEALEARGLPTHLLRLRRQALARHMCRVERALAKELATGACTQAGSQTC; this comes from the coding sequence ATGCCGCACCCTATTGCTCGCCTGCTGCTCGCCCTGCTCCTGTTCAGCGGCGTAGCGCAGGCCACCTATCAAGGGGCCTCGTCCTATACGTTACTGGCTCGGTCATCGGCCAAGCCGACCCAACCCATGCTCACGGCCGAACAACGGCAATGGCTCGAAGGCCGTCAGGAACTGGTACTGGGCACGTCGGCGCCAGACTACCCGCCGTTCGACATCACCAGTGGCGGCCGCGACTACCAGGGCCTCACCGCCGAGTACGCGAGCCTGATCGGCACAGCCCTGCAGTTACCCATACGGGTGCTGCGCTTCCCCAGTCGGCAGGCGGCGGTGGAGGCGCTCAGGCATGGTGATATCGACCTGCTTGGCAGCGCCAATGGCTACGAAGCGGCCAGCGACGGCCTGGCGCTGTCGCAACCGTATGCCGTTGACCAGCCGGTGCTGGTAACACGCGAAGACGAAAGCCGGGCGCTCGACATGGACCTGGCCGGCCTGCGCCTGGGCATGCTTTACCATTACCTGCCCAAGCAGGAGGTACGCAGCACCTACCCCATGGCCGAGCTGCTGGCCTTTGGCTCCTCCAGCCAGGCCTTGAACGCCGTGGCGTTCGGGCAGGCCGACGTATACATCGGCGATACCATCTCCACCCACTATCTGCTTAACCGCGGCCACCTGCCGCGTCTGCGCATGGCCAATTTCGGCAAGCACGAGGCCATCGGCTTCGGCTTTGCCTTGCGCCAGCAGGACACGCTGCTGCTGGAGGTGGTGAACGCCACACTGGACAGCCAGCCCCCCGCCCTGCGCGCCAGCATCTTCAAGCGCTGGAGCGCCGGCAGCGACCTGCTGCTGACCGAGCGCAAGCTGCAACTGACCGACGCCGAGGAACAATGGCTGCAAGATCACCCGGTGATGCGCGTGACGATCGATGATACGGCTGCGCCGCTATCGTATTTCGATGGCTCGGGGCATTTTCGCGGCATCACCGCCGACCTGCTGGAGTTCATCAGCTTGCGCACCGGCTTGCGTTTTGAAGTGCAGCGTACCAGCGGCATCGCCGACATGATCGCCCGCCTCAAGGATGGCCGCGCTGATGTGATTGCCGCACTGGCCACCGGCGCGGTGACCGACGATGACCTGCAAGTCAGTCGGCCCTACCTGGAGAGCGCCTTCGTGCTGGTAGGCCGCAAGGACGATATGGCCCTGAACACCCTCGATCAGTTGCAGGGGCATCGCGTGGCCATTACCCGCTATAGCGCCATGAACGCGAAGCTCTCGCGGCACTATCCGGCAATCGGCTGGGTCGAGACCGAAAGCGGGTTCTATTCCATGGCATTGCTCAACAGCGGGGCGGTGGACGCAGTGATTACCACGTTGCTCGACGCAAACCATGCCTTGGCCAACAACCCTGGGCTGGTCATCCACACCACGGTAGGCAGCGAGCCCGCCAACTTCGCCATGGCCACCAGCACTCCGTCACAGGCGATGATGTCGATCCTCGACAAGGCGTTGCTGAGCATTTCGCCAGAAGAGCTGGGGGTAATCAACAACCGCTGGCGCGGCTTCGGCCAGCACGACGATGGTAACGGCAAAGGCTACAGCCAGCTTGCGCTGCAGGTGGTGCTGGGCATGGTCGCGCTGCTGTTGCTGGCCTTGCTCTGGAACGCCCGCCTGCGCCTGCAGATTCGCCAGCGCCAACGCGCCGAACGAGCACTGAACGACCAACTGGCGTTCATGCGCGCCCTGCTCAACGGTACCCCTCACCCCATGTACGTACGTGACCGCGAGGCCTGCCTGCAAAGCTGCAATTACAGCTATCTGGAAGCCGTGCAGGCCCGCTCCGATGAAGTCATCGGCAAACAGCTGGACGGCAGCCTCTTTGCCGACGAAGAGCAAACCCGGCAGATCCAGGCCGACTACCTGAAAGTCATGGCCGCAGGCTCGCCGTTGATCATGGACCGGCCACTGCGGATCAAGGGCCGCGAAATGACCATCTATCACTGGATACTGCCGTACCGCGACTCGCTGGGAGAGGTGCAGGGCATCATCGGCGGCTGGATCGACATCAGCGAGCGCCGCCAGTTGGTCATGGAACTGCGTCAGGCCAAGCAGCAGGCCGACGATGCCAACCGCGCCAAGAGCACCTTCCTGGCCACCATCAGCCATGAAATCCGCACCCCGATGAATGCCGTCATCGGCATGCTCGAACTGGCAGTCAAGCGCGCCGACCAGGGCCGGGTAGACCGCAGCGCACTGCAGCTGGCCCACCATTCAGCCAAGGACCTGCTGGGCCTGATCGGCGATATTCTGGACATCGCGCGCATCGAGTCTGGCCACTTGTCCCTGGCACCGGAGGTCGTCGACCTTGCAGCACTGGTCGAATCGGTAGGGCGTATTTTCGAGGGGCAGGCGCGCCAGAAAGGCCTTGCTCTGGAGGTAAGGATTGCACCCGCCGCACGCTGCCACGCACTGCTCGATCCCCTGCGTTTCAAACAGGTGTTGTCCAACCTGGTGAGCAATGCCATCAAGTTCACCGAGCATGGCCAGGTCCGTATCGGCGTCAGTCTGCAGGATGACGGCAACACCACGCCCGCAGTGCTGGAACTGGAAGTACGCGACAGTGGCATCGGCATCCACGCCGACGACCTGCAACGCCTGTTCAACCCATTCATCCAGGCCAACCCGCACAGCCAGGGCGCCCGTGCCGGTACCGGGCTAGGCCTGGCCATCTGCCGCAGCCTGTGCGAAATGATGGGCGGCAGCCTGACCATCAAGAGCCTGGAAGATGTTGGCACCCAGGTGCGCCTGAAGATGCCGCTGCAGCGGATTGACGCCGCCCCACCCCCAGCGCCGCTCCTCGAGCACCTCGATGTGCCTGACCCGCGGCTGAACGTACTGGTGATCGACGACCACCCGGCCAATCTGCAACTGATGGCGCAGCAGCTCGGCTACCTGGGCCTGCCGCACGCCAGCGCCCGAGATGGCCGCGAAGGCCTGGCGGCCTGGCGCGCAGGCGACTTCGATGTGCTGGTGCTCGACTGCAACATGCCGCACATGAACGGATACCAACTGGCGACCGCCGTCCGTGCCGAAGAACGCCATGGCAAGCGGCTGCGCTGCACCATTCTCGGCTATACCGCCAACGCGCAGCCAGAGGTGCGCCGCCGGTGCCTGAGCGCCGGTATGGACGACTGCCTGCTCAAGCCGATCAGCCTGGGCACCCTCAGCCAGCACCTGGCGGGCATTCGTCCACGCCGCCAGCAAAAGCCCCGGCGCAAGCTTTACCATCTGGACGGCCTGGCTGCAGTGGTCGGGCATGACCCCGCCGACCGCCAGCGCTTCCTGCTGGCCTTGCAGCAAAGCCTGCAGGCCGACCTGGCCAGCTTGATGGCGCTGCATCCGGAGCATGACAGCGACGCCATTGCCGAGCAGGCCCACAAGGTGCTGAGTGCGGCCCGCATGCTGGAAGCCCCCGACCTGATGCAGGCCTGCGAGGCGCTGGAGGCCCGCGGCCTGCCCACGCACCTGTTGCGCCTGCGGCGCCAGGCACTGGCGCGGCACATGTGCCGTGTAGAACGGGCTCTGGCCAAGGAACTGGCCACCGGCGCGTGCACTCAGGCAGGCAGCCAGACGTGTTAA
- the dacB gene encoding D-alanyl-D-alanine carboxypeptidase/D-alanyl-D-alanine endopeptidase, whose protein sequence is MIKTLRPFILASLLLPLALPSQAAAVNTTLPAKVQQALKANKLQDTALSLVMLPLDGPGTPTVFNADVSVNPASTMKLVTTYAALELLGPTFQWKTEFYTDGTLSNGVLNGNLYLKGGGDPKLNMEKLWLLMRDLRANGVRTITGDLVLDRSHFVQPNLPQFNDDGGDENKPFLVKPDSLLVNLKALRFVARNDGGKVTVAVEPPIASIRIDNQVKAVASKQCTGDVRYNPVPQADGISVTVSGQLGDGCNSQTYLSLLDHATYAAGAVRAIWNELGGSIQGGDRIENVPKSARLLARAFSPDLVEVIRDINKYSNNTMAQQLFLSLGAQFRTDADGDDARAAQRVVRQWLAKKGITAPHLVMENGSGLSRAERVSTREMAQMLQAAWKSPYAAEFMSSMPLVGMDGTMRKRLKRTAMTGEGHIKTGTLNTVRAIAGFSRDSNGHTWAVAAILNDPKPWGASQVLDQVLLDLYRQPKLAGSTAAN, encoded by the coding sequence ATGATCAAAACGCTTCGTCCCTTCATTCTTGCAAGCCTGCTGTTGCCACTCGCATTGCCCAGCCAGGCCGCCGCCGTCAATACCACCCTGCCCGCCAAAGTGCAGCAGGCGCTCAAGGCCAACAAGCTGCAGGACACAGCCCTGTCGCTGGTAATGCTGCCGCTGGACGGCCCCGGCACGCCGACCGTGTTCAATGCCGATGTTTCGGTAAACCCGGCCTCGACCATGAAACTGGTCACTACCTACGCTGCCCTCGAACTGCTTGGCCCCACCTTCCAGTGGAAAACCGAGTTCTATACCGATGGCACCCTGAGCAACGGCGTGCTCAATGGCAACCTGTACCTCAAAGGGGGCGGCGACCCGAAGCTGAACATGGAAAAGCTGTGGCTGCTGATGCGTGACCTGCGCGCCAATGGCGTGCGCACCATCACCGGTGATCTGGTGCTGGACCGCAGCCACTTCGTGCAACCCAACCTGCCGCAGTTCAATGATGACGGCGGCGATGAAAACAAGCCGTTCCTGGTCAAGCCCGATTCGCTGCTGGTCAACCTCAAGGCCCTGCGCTTCGTTGCCCGCAACGATGGGGGCAAAGTCACCGTCGCGGTCGAGCCACCGATTGCCAGCATCCGTATCGACAACCAGGTCAAGGCGGTGGCTTCGAAGCAGTGCACTGGCGATGTGCGCTACAACCCGGTACCCCAGGCCGATGGCATCAGCGTAACCGTCAGTGGCCAGCTGGGTGACGGCTGCAACTCGCAGACCTACCTGTCGCTGCTCGACCACGCAACCTACGCCGCCGGTGCCGTGCGCGCGATCTGGAACGAGCTGGGCGGCAGCATCCAGGGTGGCGACCGCATCGAGAACGTGCCCAAGAGTGCTCGCCTGCTGGCCCGCGCCTTCTCGCCAGACCTGGTGGAAGTGATCCGCGACATCAACAAATACAGTAACAACACCATGGCCCAGCAGCTGTTCCTGAGCCTTGGCGCGCAGTTCCGCACCGATGCCGATGGCGACGATGCCCGCGCCGCCCAGCGCGTAGTGCGCCAATGGCTGGCGAAAAAGGGCATTACCGCGCCGCACCTGGTGATGGAGAACGGCTCTGGCTTGTCGCGTGCCGAGCGGGTCAGCACCCGGGAAATGGCCCAGATGCTGCAGGCTGCCTGGAAGAGCCCCTACGCTGCCGAGTTCATGAGTTCGATGCCGCTGGTAGGCATGGACGGCACCATGCGCAAGCGCCTGAAGCGCACCGCCATGACCGGTGAGGGGCACATCAAGACCGGCACGCTGAACACCGTGCGGGCGATTGCCGGCTTCAGCCGCGACAGCAACGGCCATACCTGGGCGGTGGCAGCGATTCTCAACGACCCGAAACCGTGGGGTGCCTCGCAGGTGCTCGACCAGGTGCTGCTCGACCTGTATCGCCAGCCGAAGCTGGCAGGCAGCACCGCGGCCAACTGA
- a CDS encoding YggL 50S ribosome-binding family protein, with the protein MATNRSRRLRKKLCVDEFQELGFELNLEFKEDLDDQAIDAFLDAFLEEAMDANGLDYVGGDDYGLVCSVKRGSASEEQRAAVETWLKGRSELTKIEVSPLLDAWYPEKPINKAE; encoded by the coding sequence ATGGCCACAAACCGCTCCCGTCGTCTGCGCAAAAAGCTGTGTGTCGACGAGTTTCAGGAATTGGGCTTCGAGCTGAACCTGGAATTCAAGGAAGATCTGGATGACCAGGCAATCGATGCTTTCCTCGATGCGTTCCTGGAAGAAGCGATGGACGCCAACGGCCTGGACTATGTAGGCGGTGACGATTACGGCCTGGTGTGCTCGGTCAAACGCGGCTCGGCCAGCGAAGAACAGCGCGCTGCCGTTGAAACCTGGCTGAAGGGCCGTAGCGAACTGACCAAGATCGAAGTCAGCCCGCTGCTGGACGCCTGGTACCCGGAAAAGCCGATCAACAAGGCTGAGTGA
- a CDS encoding ammonium transporter → MENMHSAMDSLVHGSNTLFILMGAILVLAMHAGFAFLEVGTVRHKNQVNALSKILSDFAISALVYFFIGYWIAYGVNFFQPAAALAVDHGYALVKCFFLLTFAAAIPAIISGGIAERARFVPQLCATALIVAFVYPFFEGVVWNGNLGLQTWLQARFGAPFHDFAGSVVVHAMGGWLALAAVLLLGARRGRYREGRLVAFAPSSIPFLALGSWILIIGWFGFNVMSAQTLQGVSGLVAINSLMAMVGGTLSALLAGRNDPGFLHNGPLAGLVAICAGSDLMHPIGALATGLVAGALFVWSFTAAQNRWKIDDVLGVWPLHGLCGVWGGIACGVFGQAALGGMGGVSLISQLLGSLMGVVVALVGGFGVYGAIRALHGLRLSHEQEFQGADLSLHRIGATSQD, encoded by the coding sequence ATGGAAAACATGCACAGCGCGATGGACTCCCTGGTCCACGGTTCCAATACCCTGTTCATTCTCATGGGCGCCATTCTGGTGCTGGCCATGCATGCCGGCTTCGCGTTCCTCGAAGTGGGCACGGTGCGCCACAAGAACCAGGTCAACGCCTTGTCGAAGATCCTCAGCGACTTTGCCATTTCGGCACTGGTGTATTTCTTCATCGGTTACTGGATAGCCTATGGCGTCAATTTCTTCCAGCCGGCAGCGGCGCTGGCGGTCGACCATGGCTATGCGCTGGTCAAGTGCTTCTTTCTGCTGACCTTCGCTGCGGCGATCCCGGCGATCATCTCCGGGGGCATCGCCGAGCGGGCGCGCTTTGTGCCGCAACTGTGTGCCACGGCGTTGATCGTGGCGTTTGTCTACCCCTTCTTCGAGGGCGTGGTATGGAATGGCAACCTGGGGCTGCAAACCTGGTTGCAGGCCCGTTTCGGCGCGCCTTTCCACGATTTTGCAGGGTCGGTGGTGGTGCATGCCATGGGCGGCTGGCTGGCCCTTGCGGCGGTGCTGCTACTGGGCGCGCGCCGTGGGCGCTACCGCGAGGGCCGGTTGGTGGCGTTTGCGCCGTCGAGCATTCCCTTCCTGGCGTTGGGCTCGTGGATTCTGATCATCGGCTGGTTCGGCTTCAACGTGATGAGTGCCCAGACGTTGCAGGGGGTGAGCGGGCTGGTAGCGATCAACTCGCTCATGGCCATGGTCGGTGGCACCCTGTCGGCCTTGCTGGCCGGGCGCAACGACCCAGGCTTTCTGCACAACGGGCCGTTGGCCGGCCTGGTGGCGATTTGCGCCGGCTCCGACCTGATGCACCCGATTGGCGCACTAGCCACCGGCCTGGTGGCCGGCGCGTTGTTCGTCTGGTCCTTCACCGCAGCGCAAAACCGCTGGAAGATCGACGACGTGCTGGGCGTGTGGCCACTGCATGGCCTGTGCGGCGTGTGGGGTGGCATTGCCTGCGGCGTCTTTGGCCAGGCGGCACTGGGTGGCATGGGCGGTGTCAGCCTGATCAGCCAGTTGCTGGGCAGCCTGATGGGCGTTGTGGTGGCATTGGTCGGCGGCTTTGGCGTCTATGGCGCAATCCGCGCGCTGCATGGGCTGCGCTTGAGCCATGAGCAGGAGTTTCAGGGTGCGGACTTGTCGCTGCACCGTATCGGCGCCACCAGCCAGGATTGA
- a CDS encoding deoxyguanosinetriphosphate triphosphohydrolase, with product MDWHTLLTRERLGKALYSADELGRSPFHKDHDRIIFSGAFRRLGRKTQVHPVTSNDHIHTRLTHSLEVSCVGRSLGMRVGETLRDNLPDWCAPSDLGMIVQSACLAHDIGNPPFGHSGEDAIRHWFQQAAGRGWLDDMSDDERADFLNFEGNAQGFRVLTQLEYHQFDGGTRLTYATLGTYLKYPWSARHADALGYKKHKFGSYQSELPLLEQIARKLGMPQLEEQRWARHPLVYLMEAADDICYALIDLEDGLEMELLEYAEVETLLLDLVGEDLPETYRQLGPRDSRRRKLAILRGKAIEHLTNAAAHAFVEQQQALLAGHLAGDLVEHMHGPAKRCVLQAKDMARNKIFQDKRKTLHEIGAYTTLEILLNTFCGAALEQHGGRTPSFKSRRVLDLIGNNAPDPHASLHSAFLRMIDFIAGMTDSYASEMAREMTGRSSPT from the coding sequence TTGGACTGGCACACCCTGCTCACCCGTGAACGCCTGGGCAAAGCTCTCTACAGCGCCGATGAACTCGGGCGCAGCCCTTTCCACAAAGACCATGACCGCATCATCTTCTCCGGCGCCTTTCGCCGCCTCGGGCGCAAGACCCAGGTGCACCCGGTTACCAGCAACGACCATATCCACACGCGTCTCACCCACTCGCTGGAAGTCAGCTGCGTAGGTCGATCGCTCGGCATGCGCGTCGGGGAAACCCTGCGCGACAACCTGCCCGACTGGTGCGCCCCCAGCGACCTGGGGATGATCGTGCAGTCAGCCTGCCTGGCCCACGACATCGGCAACCCGCCATTCGGCCACTCCGGCGAGGACGCCATCCGCCACTGGTTCCAGCAGGCCGCCGGGCGTGGGTGGCTGGATGACATGAGCGACGACGAGCGGGCTGATTTCCTGAATTTCGAGGGCAATGCCCAAGGCTTTCGCGTACTCACCCAGCTGGAGTACCACCAGTTCGACGGCGGTACGCGGCTGACCTACGCCACCCTCGGCACTTACCTGAAGTACCCCTGGAGCGCGCGCCACGCCGACGCGCTGGGCTACAAGAAGCACAAGTTCGGCAGCTACCAGAGCGAGCTGCCCCTGCTTGAGCAGATCGCCCGCAAGCTCGGCATGCCGCAACTGGAAGAGCAACGCTGGGCGCGCCACCCGCTGGTGTACCTGATGGAGGCCGCCGATGACATCTGCTATGCGCTGATCGACCTGGAAGACGGCCTGGAAATGGAGTTGCTGGAATACGCCGAAGTCGAAACGCTGCTGCTTGACCTGGTCGGCGAAGACCTGCCAGAAACTTACCGCCAGCTAGGCCCACGCGATTCCCGCCGGCGCAAGCTGGCGATTCTGCGTGGCAAGGCTATCGAGCACCTGACCAACGCCGCCGCCCATGCGTTCGTCGAGCAGCAGCAGGCATTGCTGGCCGGACACCTGGCAGGCGACCTGGTCGAGCACATGCACGGCCCGGCCAAGCGCTGCGTGCTGCAGGCCAAGGACATGGCGCGCAACAAGATCTTCCAGGACAAGCGCAAGACCCTGCACGAAATCGGCGCCTACACCACCCTGGAGATTCTGCTCAACACCTTTTGTGGCGCAGCGCTCGAACAGCACGGCGGGCGCACCCCCTCGTTCAAGAGCCGCCGGGTACTGGACCTGATCGGCAACAATGCCCCGGACCCGCATGCCTCGCTGCACAGCGCGTTCCTGCGCATGATCGACTTCATCGCCGGGATGACCGACAGCTATGCCAGCGAAATGGCCCGCGAAATGACCGGGCGCTCCAGCCCCACCTGA
- a CDS encoding response regulator transcription factor, translating into MHSIFIVDDHPVIRLAVRMLLENQNYKIVGESDNGVDAMQMIREAAPDLVILDISIPKLDGLEVLSRFQAMALPLKVLVLTAQSPALFAVRCMHSGAAGYVCKQEDLSELLSAIKAVLAGYNYFPSQAIKHNQTTDTELQLFRQVNDRELMVLQLFAQGRSNKEIAKGMFLSSKTVSTYKKRLMHKLQVSTLVDLIEIAKRNALV; encoded by the coding sequence ATGCATTCCATATTTATTGTCGACGATCATCCTGTCATCCGCCTGGCCGTCCGTATGTTGCTGGAAAACCAGAATTACAAGATCGTCGGCGAGTCGGACAACGGCGTGGACGCCATGCAGATGATTCGTGAAGCCGCGCCCGACCTGGTCATCCTCGACATCAGCATCCCCAAGCTAGACGGCCTGGAGGTACTTTCCCGCTTCCAGGCCATGGCCCTGCCATTGAAGGTTCTGGTATTGACCGCCCAGTCTCCGGCATTGTTTGCCGTGCGTTGCATGCACTCCGGCGCCGCAGGCTATGTGTGCAAGCAGGAAGACCTGAGCGAACTGCTCAGTGCTATCAAGGCGGTACTGGCCGGCTACAACTACTTCCCCAGCCAGGCAATAAAACACAACCAGACAACCGATACCGAGCTGCAACTTTTCCGCCAGGTAAATGACCGCGAACTGATGGTACTGCAACTCTTCGCCCAAGGCCGCAGCAACAAGGAAATTGCCAAGGGCATGTTCCTCAGCAGCAAGACTGTCAGCACCTACAAGAAGCGCCTCATGCACAAACTTCAGGTCAGTACACTGGTTGACCTGATCGAAATAGCCAAACGCAACGCGCTGGTCTGA
- a CDS encoding phage holin family protein, translating into MENDANGASASGKRLGAAALGLLHSHIELFGIELQEQKGRTLSLLLFAGLALVFALLLLTALSGLLLVLLWDSYRLAGIIGLCVFYGLAALYCGLRLKAAVFDESSPFGATLDELAKDRERLLP; encoded by the coding sequence ATGGAGAATGACGCCAACGGCGCCAGCGCCTCGGGCAAGCGCCTGGGCGCCGCAGCGCTGGGGCTGCTGCACAGCCATATCGAACTGTTCGGCATCGAGTTGCAGGAGCAAAAGGGCCGCACCTTGAGCCTGCTGCTGTTCGCAGGCCTGGCCCTGGTGTTTGCCCTGTTGCTGCTGACGGCCCTGTCCGGGTTGTTGCTGGTGCTGCTGTGGGACAGTTATCGCCTGGCCGGCATCATCGGCCTGTGCGTGTTCTATGGCCTTGCCGCGCTGTACTGCGGCTTGCGCCTGAAGGCTGCGGTGTTCGACGAATCGTCGCCCTTCGGGGCCACCCTCGACGAACTCGCCAAGGACCGGGAGCGCCTGTTGCCATGA